The following proteins are encoded in a genomic region of Neorickettsia risticii str. Illinois:
- a CDS encoding lipoprotein-releasing ABC transporter permease subunit, with product MFIIKLELELACSYLISKSFRGLVTFLSLVGVAIGVASLIVVTSVMDGFKAELISNIVGVSGHVNIWFQRGINEDVTRIRSIATGIPHVAKVVPALEARAIISNELTNVGVLVRGMELNDFVRESLVTEKIIQGKVADFEDGIVIGARMAEELGVSVGDEVKFLSASYTNTMLGPIPRMKHLKIAAIFALGLVEYDSALVYMPFNVASTFFRSEMNTASIFLDDPYFASDVSERIKQKLPDLHVTNWQDVGNPYFRALKVEKAVMSIVLLMIVLVAAFNIISGLFMLVDEKKQSVAILRTMGMTGASIVRIFIFCGSIIGVVGTGLGVMFGLLIAVNINRLRFFIEWLTGETIFDPSVYFIDKIPVLLDPASIGLIALSTILITFFATIPPAYKASKQSPGSILR from the coding sequence ATGTTTATTATAAAGCTGGAGCTTGAGCTTGCGTGTAGTTATTTGATCTCCAAGAGTTTCAGAGGGCTTGTCACCTTTCTTTCTCTTGTTGGTGTAGCAATTGGAGTTGCTTCGTTAATAGTCGTCACGTCTGTCATGGATGGTTTCAAGGCGGAGCTTATTTCAAACATCGTGGGTGTGAGTGGTCATGTGAACATTTGGTTTCAGAGAGGTATAAATGAAGATGTGACGCGTATACGTTCCATTGCGACTGGAATACCTCATGTTGCTAAGGTAGTTCCAGCTCTCGAGGCAAGGGCTATCATTTCGAATGAGCTGACAAATGTGGGTGTCCTCGTTAGAGGAATGGAGCTAAATGATTTTGTGAGGGAATCGCTTGTTACGGAGAAAATTATCCAAGGGAAGGTTGCAGATTTTGAAGATGGTATCGTAATTGGTGCAAGGATGGCCGAAGAGCTAGGAGTGAGTGTAGGCGATGAGGTGAAGTTTTTATCTGCGTCATATACCAATACAATGCTCGGTCCAATACCTCGGATGAAGCATCTGAAAATAGCAGCTATTTTTGCTCTTGGGCTTGTTGAATACGACAGTGCACTTGTGTACATGCCATTTAACGTAGCATCAACTTTTTTCCGTTCCGAAATGAACACGGCAAGTATCTTCCTGGACGATCCCTATTTTGCTTCTGATGTATCAGAGCGCATAAAACAAAAGCTTCCGGATTTACATGTAACTAACTGGCAAGATGTTGGTAATCCTTACTTTCGTGCTCTGAAGGTTGAAAAAGCAGTGATGTCGATCGTTCTATTGATGATTGTGCTTGTGGCAGCATTCAATATCATCTCTGGGCTATTTATGTTAGTGGATGAGAAGAAACAATCTGTTGCTATTTTGCGTACCATGGGTATGACAGGAGCAAGTATTGTTAGGATCTTTATTTTCTGCGGCAGCATAATAGGAGTAGTCGGTACTGGTCTGGGTGTGATGTTTGGTCTTTTGATAGCTGTCAATATTAACAGGTTGAGATTTTTTATAGAGTGGCTTACCGGAGAGACTATTTTCGATCCGTCTGTGTATTTCATTGATAAAATACCAGTTTTGCTCGACCCTGCAAGTATAGGGTTGATAGCTCTATCCACAATTTTAATAACGTTCTTTGCAACCATTCCGCCGGCTTACAAGGCCTCGAAACAGAGTCCTGGATCTATTTTGCGCTGA
- a CDS encoding pseudouridine synthase translates to MGRVKADGKIRLEPSKQVLLGEEYHLLDLPLEQKPRHAFVQPLDVRYEDDSLLVIHKPAGLVVHPGIGNKEQTLVNILEHHYPTEQLSNLDSSRPGIVHRLDKDTAGFLIVAKTNPSHVRLSEMIKEGVIHAEQVTP, encoded by the coding sequence GTGGGTAGAGTTAAAGCTGACGGAAAGATTCGGTTGGAGCCTTCTAAACAGGTTTTATTGGGTGAGGAGTACCACTTGCTTGACCTACCTTTAGAACAAAAACCCAGACACGCATTCGTACAACCTCTGGATGTAAGATACGAAGACGATTCCTTACTCGTCATTCATAAGCCTGCTGGCCTCGTTGTTCATCCTGGAATAGGTAACAAAGAACAAACACTTGTCAACATTCTTGAGCACCACTACCCTACAGAACAACTCAGCAATCTTGACTCATCTCGTCCAGGGATAGTGCACCGACTAGACAAGGATACAGCTGGTTTCCTTATTGTAGCGAAAACTAATCCCTCACATGTACGCCTTTCCGAGATGATCAAAGAAGGTGTTATTCACGCAGAGCAGGTTACACCATAA
- a CDS encoding class I fructose-bisphosphate aldolase, with the protein MSLDKILSAYSHNSPGSRTNLARVLEHGHLGGTGRLLILPVDQGFEHGPDESFYNNPLAYDPEYHIKLAIDAGLSAYAAPLSMLQDVAHKYPNRVPLILKLNSASKLFPKSCSPNQAFISTPEDAIRLGCVGIGLTIYPGSESYCSMLTEAAKVVAQAKALGLVVVVWSYPRGGELSAKDETALDVVSYAAHMACLLGADIVKVKLPTSNLANKKSSLSSTEELSERVKVIVRSCFTGKRLVLFSGGQNKDLPALYEEVRAIKKGGGNGSIIGRNAFQRSHRESLAMLSEVISLYKQ; encoded by the coding sequence ATGAGTCTCGATAAGATATTATCAGCGTATTCTCATAACTCTCCTGGTTCTAGAACAAACCTTGCAAGGGTATTGGAACATGGTCATCTTGGTGGTACGGGAAGGTTGTTAATTCTGCCTGTAGATCAGGGATTTGAGCACGGCCCGGATGAGAGTTTTTACAATAACCCCTTGGCTTATGATCCTGAGTATCATATTAAGTTGGCAATCGATGCTGGCTTGAGTGCGTATGCAGCTCCACTCTCGATGCTGCAGGATGTAGCACATAAATATCCCAACCGTGTACCGCTGATTTTAAAGCTTAATAGCGCTAGCAAGCTTTTTCCGAAGAGTTGTTCGCCTAACCAGGCTTTTATCAGTACGCCGGAAGACGCTATCAGGTTAGGTTGCGTTGGTATAGGGCTGACTATTTATCCTGGCTCTGAAAGTTATTGTTCGATGCTTACTGAGGCTGCAAAAGTTGTAGCGCAAGCTAAGGCTCTTGGTCTTGTTGTTGTGGTGTGGTCCTATCCACGTGGTGGTGAGCTCTCTGCTAAGGACGAAACCGCGTTGGATGTCGTTTCGTATGCAGCGCATATGGCATGTCTTCTTGGCGCTGACATTGTCAAGGTGAAATTGCCTACCTCCAACCTTGCCAACAAAAAGAGTAGTCTTTCCTCAACGGAGGAGCTTTCGGAAAGAGTGAAGGTGATAGTTAGGTCCTGCTTTACTGGTAAGAGGTTGGTGTTATTTTCTGGTGGGCAAAATAAGGATTTGCCTGCGCTCTATGAAGAGGTTAGAGCAATCAAGAAGGGTGGCGGCAACGGATCCATAATAGGTAGAAATGCCTTTCAGAGGTCTCATAGGGAGTCTCTTGCGATGCTTTCAGAAGTTATCTCGTTGTATAAACAGTGA
- the xerA gene encoding site-specific tyrosine recombinase/integron integrase, producing the protein MQASDCKYVEQFLEKILVERNATLNTISSYRTDLRLLGAFLKKKGLKDASKEDLYGYIADLRAQQLSNATIRRKTATFRQFFSFLYSEKISSGNPAQTLELPKKTLVLPRYLTKEEVLSLLTFLETGQPATLRLYAILEILYSSGMRVSELINMKISDIRPLLNGQQHIIIVGKGRKERILPFSKKAIQVLKLYLTSYQSNSPWLFPGAGRKDRPMSRQRLGQLLKELALKCSIDPKRISPHVIRHSFATHLLDNGMDIKVVQDLLGHAQITTTQIYTHISQNKLHKEIEAKHPLSSKKIG; encoded by the coding sequence ATGCAAGCAAGTGATTGCAAATATGTGGAACAGTTTCTGGAGAAGATCCTGGTTGAGAGAAATGCCACACTTAACACGATCAGCAGCTACCGGACCGATCTCAGATTATTGGGCGCCTTTCTCAAAAAAAAAGGTCTAAAAGATGCATCTAAAGAGGATTTGTATGGATACATCGCCGACTTGCGAGCTCAACAACTCTCCAACGCAACGATACGAAGAAAAACAGCGACTTTTAGGCAATTTTTCTCATTTCTGTACTCCGAAAAAATCTCCAGCGGCAATCCAGCTCAAACTCTTGAGCTTCCCAAAAAGACATTAGTACTTCCTAGGTACCTAACCAAAGAAGAAGTTTTGTCCTTACTTACCTTTCTAGAAACAGGGCAGCCTGCAACCCTACGATTGTATGCAATCCTGGAGATTTTATATTCCTCTGGTATGCGGGTTTCCGAACTTATAAACATGAAAATTTCCGACATACGACCACTTCTTAATGGGCAGCAGCATATCATCATCGTTGGGAAGGGTAGAAAGGAGAGGATATTGCCATTCTCTAAAAAAGCAATACAAGTGCTCAAGCTATATCTAACTTCCTATCAAAGCAATTCCCCTTGGCTTTTTCCGGGTGCAGGAAGAAAAGATAGACCAATGTCAAGACAAAGACTAGGACAGCTACTGAAAGAGCTTGCGTTAAAGTGTAGCATTGATCCCAAACGAATCTCTCCACATGTCATTCGCCACTCCTTTGCAACACACCTGCTAGATAATGGAATGGACATCAAGGTCGTGCAAGATTTACTAGGACATGCGCAGATTACAACCACCCAAATTTATACTCATATTTCACAAAACAAGCTTCACAAGGAAATCGAAGCTAAGCATCCACTCTCCTCAAAAAAAATCGGATAA
- a CDS encoding RluA family pseudouridine synthase, whose protein sequence is MSFRLAFVENTTPQRCFALYRCIVAECDVGNRLDVFLHRYLPFFSRTFIKHCIKGGRVKADGKIRLEPSKQVLLGEEYHLLDLPLEQKPRHAFVQPLDVRYEDDSLLVIHKPAGLVVHPGIGNKEQTLVNILEHHYPTEQLSNLDSSRPGIVHRLDKDTAGFLIVAKTNPSHVRLSEMIKEGVIRREYLALVHSVPASLRGEIKKSIKRGQRKMMIGKCSGKPALTYYNVLARTVDRKYSLVHCKLGSGRTHQIRLHMKSIGCPVVGDKLYGLKRDADLCAAHHALWAYSLQFRHPFTDKNMAFYIEPASIIQPFLEKIPIS, encoded by the coding sequence GTGTCTTTTAGGTTAGCCTTCGTGGAGAACACAACCCCACAAAGGTGTTTTGCTTTGTACAGATGTATCGTAGCTGAGTGTGATGTAGGGAATCGTTTAGACGTTTTCCTGCATCGTTATTTACCCTTTTTTTCTCGTACCTTTATTAAGCACTGCATAAAAGGTGGCAGGGTTAAAGCTGACGGAAAGATTCGGTTGGAGCCTTCTAAACAGGTTTTATTGGGTGAGGAGTACCACTTGCTTGACCTACCTTTAGAACAAAAACCCAGACACGCATTCGTACAACCTCTGGATGTAAGATACGAAGACGATTCCTTACTCGTCATTCATAAGCCTGCTGGCCTCGTTGTTCATCCTGGAATAGGTAACAAAGAACAAACACTTGTCAACATTCTTGAGCACCACTACCCTACAGAACAACTCAGCAATCTTGACTCATCTCGTCCAGGGATAGTGCACCGACTAGACAAGGATACAGCTGGTTTCCTTATTGTAGCGAAAACTAATCCCTCACATGTACGCCTTTCCGAGATGATCAAAGAAGGTGTTATTCGGCGTGAGTATCTTGCACTTGTCCATTCCGTTCCAGCATCCTTGCGTGGAGAGATAAAGAAATCAATAAAAAGGGGACAGAGAAAAATGATGATAGGCAAGTGTAGCGGAAAACCTGCCTTGACTTACTACAACGTCCTTGCACGTACGGTTGACAGAAAATATAGTCTTGTTCATTGCAAGTTGGGAAGCGGAAGAACGCATCAAATCAGGTTACATATGAAATCCATAGGTTGCCCCGTTGTGGGGGACAAGTTGTATGGACTCAAGAGAGACGCTGATCTTTGTGCCGCACACCATGCCTTATGGGCTTATTCTCTTCAATTTAGGCACCCGTTTACCGATAAGAATATGGCCTTTTACATTGAGCCAGCTAGTATAATTCAGCCCTTTTTAGAAAAAATTCCTATCAGCTGA
- a CDS encoding efflux RND transporter periplasmic adaptor subunit, with translation MKFVLPTVFGLVLLVLAFKFIGGGVRSENEKAGVEVNSLRTILVEPVLRAIVINGYGTVDAAQHYFLYSQVPGEVVEKLARDGQILQEGDTLLRINSDVCEAQLQSLKALLEERKIEYRAAKELKDSGHLSEVKLSAALAGLKKAEADLKVLERQMEKHTIKAPVSGVLGKINVAVGDLVSPGVTLIAELIPLGDYIVRMNVSEADILNVKEGMEADVILPGIGAIKGKTRFVSLVPNGPTGAFLVEVGVEPKEWSGNRVPLGMVVDTRVIVDRKFLYKVPGGALFLGKDGKIAVEILKDGLLQPIEVGIVEEEGEDFWIQQSTVGGQIEIVVAGGGLSRRQELKAS, from the coding sequence ATGAAGTTCGTTTTGCCGACGGTCTTTGGGCTAGTACTTCTGGTGCTGGCTTTCAAGTTCATAGGGGGTGGCGTTCGTTCTGAAAATGAAAAAGCAGGCGTAGAAGTAAATTCATTGCGTACCATACTTGTCGAACCGGTGTTGCGGGCGATTGTTATAAATGGCTATGGAACTGTTGATGCCGCACAGCATTACTTTTTGTATTCGCAGGTACCTGGGGAGGTCGTGGAAAAACTTGCTAGGGATGGGCAGATATTGCAAGAGGGTGATACGTTGCTCCGTATTAATAGTGATGTGTGTGAAGCTCAGTTGCAAAGTCTGAAGGCTCTACTAGAAGAAAGGAAAATTGAGTACCGGGCTGCTAAAGAGCTTAAGGATAGTGGCCATTTGTCAGAAGTAAAACTCTCAGCTGCGCTTGCTGGTCTCAAAAAAGCTGAAGCGGATCTGAAGGTCCTAGAAAGGCAAATGGAAAAACACACGATAAAGGCCCCGGTTTCAGGCGTACTTGGGAAGATAAATGTTGCCGTTGGAGATCTTGTGTCACCAGGGGTGACGCTCATAGCGGAGTTGATCCCACTCGGGGACTATATTGTGCGAATGAATGTTTCAGAGGCGGACATTTTAAATGTGAAGGAAGGTATGGAAGCTGATGTTATTCTTCCCGGGATAGGTGCTATAAAGGGGAAAACAAGGTTCGTTTCACTTGTTCCGAATGGTCCTACAGGAGCATTTCTCGTTGAAGTTGGAGTTGAGCCCAAGGAATGGAGTGGAAATCGTGTACCACTCGGAATGGTGGTCGATACAAGGGTGATCGTGGATAGAAAGTTTCTCTATAAAGTACCTGGTGGTGCGCTCTTCCTAGGAAAAGATGGGAAGATCGCCGTAGAGATTCTCAAAGATGGTTTGCTCCAGCCCATTGAAGTGGGGATAGTGGAAGAAGAGGGCGAGGATTTTTGGATACAGCAGAGCACAGTGGGGGGACAGATAGAAATTGTTGTTGCTGGTGGGGGACTTTCCAGACGCCAGGAACTTAAAGCGAGCTGA
- a CDS encoding alanine/glycine:cation symporter family protein, whose amino-acid sequence MLICVGFWVSCKMGWIHILKLPVALKCLFAPAEGCRKNISSFSAFSAILGGNLGVGNLSGTAIALATGGPGSIIWMILIILFTASIKYVTCYLSLVYRTKRGTRFIGGPMYFLRDGLKSKVLALLFCIGLICTATIGGGLVQVNSLALPMDYLHIPRIYGGLIFTVLVALVTFGRLRFFTQVVSFIVPFMAIGYLGVSLYILVLHADRIPNAISLMLTSVWSRTDIQGGVVGFAWMQFLTTMQMGISRGIFASDIGFGLEGILHANVKQEEGHKLPLEIEQGLIGVISPFIVLLVCFVTALVLMVTGVAWGPFESTNMCFEAFKVGAESDVAGYSLIVVLFCFAFTTVLTWSFCAQCAFEYLTNYNPKVLRLWKVFFVLVLPFGALSEVYFLWRVVDFTSAIMLVTNLVGMVFLAGGVVHETNNSV is encoded by the coding sequence ATGCTCATTTGTGTGGGTTTCTGGGTTTCCTGCAAAATGGGGTGGATACATATTCTCAAGCTACCGGTCGCTTTGAAGTGTCTTTTTGCTCCAGCTGAGGGTTGTAGAAAAAACATTTCTTCCTTTTCGGCTTTTTCAGCTATATTAGGTGGAAATCTGGGAGTTGGTAATCTTTCCGGTACTGCGATTGCGCTTGCTACTGGGGGTCCCGGTTCGATTATATGGATGATTCTAATCATTCTTTTCACTGCTTCCATTAAGTATGTGACTTGTTACTTAAGTCTTGTTTACAGGACAAAGAGAGGTACGCGCTTTATTGGTGGTCCCATGTATTTTCTTCGAGATGGGCTTAAATCTAAGGTTTTGGCACTCCTTTTTTGTATAGGATTGATTTGTACGGCAACCATTGGCGGTGGCTTGGTTCAAGTGAACTCTCTTGCTTTGCCGATGGATTATCTCCACATACCAAGGATCTATGGGGGTTTAATTTTCACAGTCTTAGTTGCGCTTGTAACTTTTGGTAGGCTTCGCTTTTTTACTCAAGTGGTTTCGTTTATAGTGCCCTTTATGGCTATTGGGTATCTGGGTGTCTCGCTTTACATACTTGTTTTGCACGCGGATAGAATCCCGAATGCAATTTCACTTATGCTAACATCGGTTTGGAGCAGAACGGATATACAAGGTGGAGTTGTTGGATTTGCATGGATGCAGTTTTTGACTACGATGCAGATGGGTATTTCCAGGGGCATATTTGCTTCGGATATCGGCTTCGGATTGGAGGGTATACTTCACGCAAACGTGAAACAGGAAGAAGGTCATAAGTTGCCGTTAGAGATAGAACAAGGTCTTATAGGTGTGATCTCACCGTTTATTGTTTTGCTGGTCTGTTTTGTTACAGCCTTGGTGCTTATGGTGACAGGTGTTGCATGGGGTCCCTTTGAAAGTACCAATATGTGTTTTGAGGCTTTCAAGGTTGGTGCTGAAAGTGATGTTGCAGGGTACTCACTTATCGTTGTGTTATTCTGTTTTGCGTTTACAACAGTCTTGACATGGTCTTTCTGCGCGCAATGTGCGTTTGAATATCTCACGAATTATAATCCCAAAGTACTCAGATTGTGGAAAGTTTTCTTCGTTCTCGTATTGCCCTTTGGAGCACTATCGGAGGTGTACTTTCTTTGGAGGGTAGTTGACTTTACTTCTGCGATTATGCTTGTGACGAATTTAGTAGGAATGGTGTTTCTTGCAGGGGGTGTTGTGCACGAAACCAATAACAGTGTTTGA
- a CDS encoding dihydroorotase, protein MKKWNLPTGSDRKVAFIDARIVDPESGLEVLGDLVVHKGRISDFGESLLSDVELKSFDEVVNCDGHILMPGIIDIHVHLRDPGQLHNEDIHSGTKSAAAGGVTTVVCQPNTDPPIDTVETLAYIRDKAKRVGFVNVLCYASITGRWRELTDMFALHKAGAVGFTDDGLPVMNSLFMRQAFMNAALLKVPVAQHAEDLDLSNGGCINEGLMSHKLNVPGIPHIAESVMVARDVLLLEQLDAHYHVLHVSTKKTVEIVRAAKDKGMRVTCEVTPHHFLLTEEAVDGYNTAAKMNPPLRTEQDRLCMIEALKDGTIDAIASDHAPHNEVYKELPLKEAAFGVVGLETMLPLSLELYHSGALDLHSLLAKLTCNPARIVGSEAGRIKVGAPADLVLLDLNSEVRIDTRQFASKSKNSPFGGRKTRGKVLRTIVGGDTVYTNV, encoded by the coding sequence ATGAAAAAATGGAATCTACCAACCGGTAGTGACAGAAAGGTTGCCTTCATTGATGCTAGAATCGTTGATCCAGAAAGCGGATTAGAAGTTCTTGGGGATTTGGTTGTTCATAAGGGGCGGATTAGTGATTTTGGGGAATCCCTCCTTAGCGATGTTGAACTTAAATCTTTCGATGAAGTTGTGAATTGTGATGGGCATATTCTCATGCCTGGCATTATAGACATACATGTTCATTTAAGGGATCCGGGACAATTACACAACGAGGATATACATTCTGGTACCAAATCTGCAGCTGCTGGTGGTGTGACTACAGTTGTTTGTCAACCTAATACTGATCCTCCGATTGATACAGTTGAAACTCTTGCATACATACGAGATAAGGCAAAAAGAGTTGGTTTTGTAAACGTCTTATGTTACGCGTCGATTACTGGGAGGTGGAGAGAGCTTACTGACATGTTTGCCTTGCACAAAGCTGGCGCAGTTGGTTTCACGGATGATGGTCTTCCGGTTATGAACTCACTTTTTATGAGACAAGCTTTCATGAACGCTGCGCTTCTGAAGGTACCGGTAGCACAGCATGCGGAGGATCTAGATCTTTCTAATGGTGGCTGCATAAATGAGGGGTTGATGTCTCATAAGTTAAATGTTCCGGGAATTCCGCACATTGCTGAGTCTGTCATGGTTGCAAGAGACGTATTACTTTTGGAACAACTTGATGCACATTACCACGTATTACACGTCTCAACGAAGAAAACGGTTGAAATAGTCAGAGCAGCAAAAGATAAGGGAATGAGAGTAACCTGTGAAGTAACACCACACCATTTTCTTTTAACCGAAGAGGCTGTAGATGGATATAACACCGCTGCTAAAATGAATCCCCCGCTGCGAACAGAACAAGATCGCCTCTGCATGATTGAGGCGCTTAAAGACGGCACTATTGATGCTATAGCTTCGGATCATGCACCGCATAACGAGGTTTATAAGGAGCTTCCACTAAAAGAGGCCGCGTTCGGAGTTGTTGGATTGGAGACAATGCTACCGCTATCATTAGAGCTATACCACTCCGGGGCTCTGGATCTGCATTCATTGCTTGCAAAACTAACATGCAATCCTGCAAGGATTGTTGGTTCTGAGGCTGGAAGAATAAAGGTAGGAGCTCCTGCGGACCTTGTTCTGCTGGACCTTAATTCGGAGGTAAGAATAGATACAAGACAGTTTGCTAGTAAATCGAAGAATTCGCCTTTTGGAGGACGTAAGACCAGAGGCAAAGTTTTACGTACTATTGTTGGTGGAGATACAGTGTATACGAATGTGTAA
- the alaS gene encoding alanine--tRNA ligase, with translation MIDGLRKKFIDFFVKNGHTHLPSASLVPKDDPSLMFVNAGMVPFKEYFADVKKAPFSSIVTAQKCVRAGGKHNDLENVGFTKRHHTFFEMLGNFSFGCYFKERAIELAWKFVTEELKLSKEKLYITVYHEDDEAFEIWDKLTGFGERKIKRISTSDNFWQMGDIGPCGPCSEIFYDHGEHLSGDIPEDNKDPGERCVEIWNLVFMQYIRKQSGELARMECPCIDTGMGLERVAAILEGTDDNYKTKLFEAIVKESQKVTGNKDNQAAHKVIADHLRSASFLIADGVLPGNTGREYVLRRIIRRAVRYSHVLGFDTVLLPKLFWVLEECMGSYYQELTRAKNLILDTLTLEEESFRNTLKSGMKLLEEVSSSMKGGDTLSGDIAFTLYDTHGFPLDITIDVLKEKKISVDEERFAERMKMQRLLAQASRMNDTAQTSSYEVKAVFLEHGKTPFIGYENFTGLALILAITEKEGSNELTIILDQTIFYPESGGQESDQGIIEGENTTLKVEKVYKSTEGVILHECKIIKGQAISRGEKVNLKIDINRRNSLARNHSATHVLHHVLRKRLGTHVSQRGSLVTPNRLRFDFSHSQPITEEELSKIEDCINLMIWDDHPVITEVKKTDDAIRDGAIGLFGEKYDDTVRVVSIGEAVELCGGTHVKKSSSIGLVKILSASSVAHGVRRIEAVTHLTALQYMREEIQAQLYQLNEHQSKLKTMQKSHQKEITSVYQSIVANAEAQTERYGSVEIVTKNVQGISREILLSLASGIRPRTGVLIIHTELSEALYLLIILDKEICKNISFIDSMKERIGKSHGKVTPSVPYVIQATFPEKEDLDRCLKNLSKLVASTF, from the coding sequence ATGATAGACGGACTCAGAAAAAAATTCATAGATTTCTTTGTCAAAAACGGACACACACACCTTCCTTCGGCATCTTTAGTACCAAAAGACGATCCTTCACTGATGTTTGTCAACGCAGGTATGGTCCCATTTAAGGAATACTTTGCAGATGTCAAAAAAGCACCATTCTCAAGCATCGTAACGGCACAAAAATGCGTTAGGGCTGGAGGTAAACACAATGACTTGGAAAACGTTGGATTTACAAAACGGCACCACACCTTTTTTGAGATGCTGGGAAATTTCAGCTTTGGCTGCTATTTCAAGGAAAGAGCAATAGAGTTAGCTTGGAAATTTGTTACCGAAGAACTCAAGTTAAGTAAGGAAAAACTGTATATCACAGTCTACCACGAAGATGATGAAGCGTTCGAGATTTGGGATAAATTAACGGGCTTTGGGGAAAGAAAAATCAAGAGAATTAGCACAAGTGATAATTTCTGGCAGATGGGCGATATTGGCCCATGTGGTCCCTGCTCAGAGATCTTTTACGACCATGGAGAACACTTATCCGGAGACATACCTGAAGATAACAAGGACCCCGGAGAAAGATGTGTCGAGATATGGAACCTCGTTTTCATGCAGTACATAAGGAAACAAAGCGGAGAACTAGCGCGCATGGAGTGTCCGTGTATAGATACAGGAATGGGACTAGAAAGAGTGGCCGCAATTCTAGAGGGTACAGATGATAACTATAAAACAAAATTGTTCGAAGCCATTGTAAAGGAATCACAAAAGGTTACTGGCAACAAAGACAACCAAGCTGCGCACAAAGTAATAGCCGATCATTTACGTTCTGCTAGTTTTCTTATAGCGGATGGTGTTTTACCGGGTAACACTGGACGTGAGTATGTCTTGAGGAGGATAATACGCAGAGCAGTACGGTACTCGCATGTACTTGGTTTCGATACGGTGTTATTACCAAAGCTTTTTTGGGTACTCGAGGAGTGCATGGGGAGTTATTACCAGGAACTCACAAGAGCCAAGAATCTAATTTTGGATACATTAACACTAGAAGAGGAGTCTTTTCGAAACACACTCAAGTCAGGAATGAAATTACTCGAGGAGGTTTCAAGCTCTATGAAGGGGGGCGATACCTTATCTGGAGACATAGCATTCACACTATATGACACTCACGGATTCCCGTTAGATATAACGATAGACGTCTTAAAAGAGAAAAAAATTTCAGTCGATGAAGAACGTTTCGCTGAAAGGATGAAAATGCAAAGGCTCCTTGCTCAGGCTTCTCGGATGAATGATACAGCGCAAACCTCAAGTTATGAGGTAAAAGCGGTGTTCCTGGAACACGGGAAAACACCTTTCATTGGTTATGAAAACTTTACAGGATTAGCACTTATCCTGGCGATAACAGAAAAAGAGGGATCTAATGAACTGACAATTATACTTGACCAAACGATTTTCTACCCAGAATCAGGTGGACAAGAGAGCGATCAAGGCATAATAGAAGGAGAAAATACCACGCTGAAGGTGGAAAAAGTTTACAAATCTACTGAGGGAGTTATCCTCCATGAGTGCAAAATCATTAAGGGTCAAGCAATAAGTAGAGGCGAGAAAGTAAACCTCAAGATAGATATAAATCGTAGAAACAGCCTGGCCAGGAACCACTCGGCAACACATGTACTACATCATGTTTTGAGAAAAAGACTTGGTACACATGTCTCGCAACGTGGCTCCCTAGTGACACCAAACAGGTTGCGTTTTGATTTCAGTCACAGCCAACCTATTACGGAGGAAGAGCTTTCTAAAATAGAAGACTGTATAAACCTTATGATCTGGGATGATCATCCTGTAATAACGGAAGTCAAAAAGACCGATGACGCTATAAGAGATGGCGCCATTGGATTGTTCGGAGAAAAATACGACGATACAGTTCGTGTTGTCTCAATAGGGGAAGCAGTAGAGCTATGTGGAGGTACGCATGTCAAAAAAAGCTCAAGCATTGGACTAGTAAAGATTTTATCGGCTTCATCTGTAGCTCACGGTGTACGCAGGATAGAAGCAGTAACACATCTTACTGCCTTACAATATATGCGAGAAGAGATACAAGCACAGCTTTACCAACTCAATGAACATCAATCAAAGCTTAAAACAATGCAAAAGAGCCACCAAAAAGAGATTACAAGCGTATATCAGTCCATTGTCGCAAATGCAGAAGCCCAAACAGAAAGGTACGGATCAGTGGAAATAGTTACTAAAAATGTTCAGGGCATATCAAGAGAAATCCTGCTGAGCCTTGCATCAGGAATAAGACCCCGAACAGGAGTACTAATTATTCACACAGAACTGAGTGAAGCCCTATATTTGCTCATCATACTCGATAAGGAGATTTGCAAAAACATAAGTTTCATAGATTCTATGAAAGAGAGAATTGGTAAATCGCACGGAAAAGTTACCCCTTCTGTACCATATGTCATTCAGGCCACATTTCCTGAAAAAGAGGATCTGGATCGCTGCCTAAAAAATTTATCTAAGTTAGTAGCATCTACCTTTTAG